A stretch of DNA from Variovorax paradoxus:
TCCAGATGGTTCTCAATGCCGGCAATGCTTTGTGTCACTTCATGGACGGCAGCAGTCCTGTTCGCGCAGACATCCTGGACCTTCGCGAGCAACCGCACAGAGGCTTTTTCCGGCTCCTTGTCTCCTGGGTAATTCCGCCAGACCCGTCCTCCAGAGCGTCCCCCTGGAGCGGTTTTTTCGGAGTTATTACCCTTCCATTGGTCATCCCGTTTTTCATCTTCAATGCCTTCTTCATGGGCGCTGTGACGGTCACCAGTTCGTCGGTCCGTTGGCCGGATGAACTGCTGTCCAGGATCGGGGAAGTTCCGGCGGGGTCTCAGCTGGAAGCCGTCATCTCGTCGAAGACTTAGCGAGATGCCGTGAGACACGCATCCGCACTGCGTGTGGCCTGCCCGATGCGCCGATGCACCTCGTCCGGCCAGATCGTCTTGCGCATGGTCATGTGGCTGATCCAGTTGCAGATGGCCCAAACAGTGAAGAACGGCAGTGTGAAAGGGAAGGCAACCAGGATCAGGACGACCGGAAACTTGCCGGCCTCCCACCACCAACCGAACTTCGGCCCGAAGGGGCTGACCACGCCCATGCTTTGCCACAGGTTCTTCGGGCGCTCGAAGTTCTGCAAGGGTTCGCCTTCGGGAACGCCGGGCCCTCTCTCTTCCATGAAGCGGCGGATGTGCTCCCACAGCATGGGCACGGTGTTCGGGCCCATGGCCATGCTGTTGCCGATGTTGAATTCCTCGGCAGTTTTGTCGGCGTCCTTGCCTCTGCCGCGAACGATCATCACGAGCCGGTGAATGCGGCTGACGGTCTTGCCGCTGGTCACCAGCTCGGCTCGGTACTCCGCACGGATGTCGTCCCAGTCATGCGTCGTCATCTGCAAGTGGATGGGCTTGAGTTTTTGCGACCACTTGTCGGCCGAGCCATCCAGCGGCGTGAACAGTCGGTACACCTTGCGGTGCTTGCGGTCAAAGATGGTCGGCTGGTTGTCGGCGGAGAACATGTCCAGGTGCCAGGCGGCGACTATCCAGTGGCGGGCTACAAAGAGAACAAACCCGACGGGCAAGGCCGTGAAAACAAAATCCAGCATCCCAAATTGACCATCAATGATTTGTTCTCCTGCCAACTTCAACAACCCATAGGTACCTGTGATGCACAGGCCGCTCATGAACAAGAACGCCATCAACCCCGCCCCCCTCAATTGCGCTGAGCTGGAAGGCTCCATCAACTGAATCGCATCGGGGTACACCGCGTACACGTTGCCCAGCGCCGAAGGCTTTCCGCTGGCACGCTCCTTTCGGCTGAAGCGTCGTTGCACGCCACTCAGCGGCGCTGCCGCCGCGTCGTCCTTCGCGGCCTGTCCGGCCGCGATGCCGGCCAGGATCGCAGCCTCTACATCGACGGGCTGCGCTTTTTTCTTACGCATCAGCTATCGAGTTGACAGCGCTATGCATCCGCACTGCGCGTCGCCTGCCCGATGCGTCGATGCACCTCATCCGGCCAGATCGTCTTGCGCATGGTCATGTGACTGATCCAGTTGCAGACCGACCAGGCCATGGCGAAGGGAAAGGAAAGCGGGAAGGCCAACAGAATCACACTGGTCAGGAACGGACTGGCCTCCCACCACCAGCCGAACTTCGGCCCGAAGGGGCTGACCACGCCCATGCTTTGCCACAGGTTCTTCGGGCGCTCGAAGTTCTGCAAGGGTTCTCCTTCGGGCACGCCAGGGCCCTTTTCTTCCATGAACCGGCGGATGTGCTCCCACAGCATGGGCACGGTGTTTGGGCCCATGGCCATGCTGTTGCCGATGTTGAATTCTTCGACAGTCTTGTCGGCATCTTTGCCCTTGCCGCGAACGATCATCACGAGTCGGTGAATGCGGCTGACGGTCTTGCCGCTGGTCACCAGCTCGGCGCGGTATTCCGCGCGGATGTCGTCCCAGTCATGGGTCGTCATCTGCAGGTGGATGGGCTTGAACTTTTGCGACCACTTGTCGGCCGAGCCATCCGGAGGCGTGAACAGCCGGTATACCTTGCGGTGCTTGCGGTCGAAGATAGTGGGCTGGTTGTCGGCGGAGAACATGTCCAAGCGCCAAGCAGCGGCCATCCAGTGGCGGACAACGAAGAAAAGAAACCAAAGGAAGAAGCCATCGACCAGCACGTCATAGAGGCCAAATCGCCCACGAGCAATTTCAGTTTGGGCGACCTCAAGTATTTTCGTCAACACCCAAATACCCATCCCACTCATGAACAAGAACGTCATCAACCCCGCCCCCCTTAACTGTGCCGAGCCAGAAGGTTCCATCAGTTGAATCGCATCGGGGTACACGGCATACACGTCGCCCAGCGCCGAAGGCTTGCTGCTGGCAGGTTCCTTTCGGTTGAACCGCCGTTGCACACCGCTCAGCGGCGCTACCGCCGCCTCGTCCTTCGCGGCTTGCCGGGCTGCAATGTCGACCAGGATCGCAGCCTCGACATCGACGGGTTGCGATTTTTCTTTCTTCTTACGCACGTGTGGTCTCCGTCAGCCAGTCGTTGATCTGCTTCTGCCTCTGCTTGTGCTTCTCGGCCTCGATCTCGGCTTCGGTCCTCATTTTTTTCTGCATCTCCTTGAGGGCTTCCTCTTCCTTGGCCCAACTGTCGCGCGTGGCCACGCCCGCCTCGGGCTTGCCGAAGTAGCAGCCCTTGAGCCATTGCTGGAGCGGGGTCGGGGTGGCCATAACCACGTAGATTGTGTGACCGACGGCGACACCGGTCAGCAACCAGCCCCAGCCGGGCAAGGAAACGAAGACCAGACGGCCGGCCAATTGCGCGCCGGCGCGCGCCACCATCGCTTCGCCGGCACCCCAGATCAGGCCGCGCTTGACGGCGGCTTCGGCGACGGAGTGAAGGGCCAACAGTCCGAGAGGAAATCCGCCTAGTGCAAAGAATATGCCCCCCTGATTCATCCAGTACGCCAACTCAAGATTCCCCTTCTCCTTTTGCGCCGCCGCCGCCTCGAACGCGATCAAGGCGTTGATCACGTTGCCCGCGGCACCTGCACCGTAGGCCAAGCCGCGCGCGAACGACAGCAGCGGGCTGGCCTTGGCCCCTGCTTCCCCCACGGTCATCATCAACCGCGTCTCCCACACCACGCCCGCAAGCTCGAGCGATCCCCCCAGGAAGCCGGCCGCGGCGTCGGCCAGCCCAAGCTGCGCCTCCAATATCTCGCGCGCGGTGCCCGTTTGCTTGGTCTGGCTGTAGCCGGCCAGCCCATGCACGAGGCCCAGCCCCTGGGCAATCATGCTGCCCACGGCCAAGCGCCCGTCCACCGACAGCACACCCCGGCCTACCGCACCCATCACCAGCGAAGGCGCGCGCTTCGCCTGCGCGCGGTGGGCTTCGTAGAGATCCCGGAACTTGTCCACGGGCATCACCATCACGCTGCCGGCGATGGCTCCCGCGTTCAGAGACTTCTTGAATGCCGGCGCCTGCGCCTGCAGATGCACCTGCTCGGCCTTGATCGCGAGTTCGCGTGTGGCCAGTTCGGGCTTGACGTTGAGCTTGGCCACGGTGTCGGCGTCGCTGAACACGCCGATGGCCACCCGGCCCTTCTTGGCCCACTCGCGGCGGGTTTTCTTGTTGATGGGCTGGCCCCGGCCCTTCATGATCTGCTGCGCGGTGTCGACGTCGAAGTAGGCGATGAAGAACACGGGCGCATTCGGCTTGCGGCCCGCCAGCGATGCAGCCAACGCCTCTTCGCTGGCACGGTGAATGAGCGCCGTGCTCTGCGCGGTCGACAGCCGCGCCAGCACCTTGGCGTCAAGGGGCTTTCCGTTGGCGTTCTGCATGGCCGTCGTCGCGCTTTGCGTGGCCGCTGCCGCGATGGCGCTCACGATCCCGGCCGAGAAGCCCAGCGTGACATTGGTCAACCATGCCACCCGCTTCGGACTGACGACGTCTTTCACTTCATTGAGCAACCCCTTGATGAAGTCGTAGACCTTGTCGCGCTTGCCGTTGCCATCGCCCGAGTCGGCCGCGAGCAGCTCCCACAGGTCGGACTGGTTGGCCATCACGGCGCGCAGCATCACGGCGCTGTCTTGCGTGATGTCGGCATCGAGCTGCGCTTCGAACAGGCCGTCGCACGCATTGGTTTGCGGTGGCGGCGAGTAGGCCAGCCATGCTTCTCGGCAATACACCTCGCCCGAGCAGCAACCCCGGCGCCCGACCTCGAGCACGTCGTTCTTGTCTTTCTCGTCGAAATGCATCGCAAAGTACGCAAGCACGCCATCCGTGAGAGCCGTGCCCCAATCCGCCTCGAAACTCTTGATTTCCTTGAGGTGCAAGTCTTCCATGCGCCGGGCGAATTCAGTCTTCCACTTGAGGCGCTGCCCTTCGTCGTAGTACTTCTCCATCTTGGGCCAGGTGACCTCTGTCTGCTTCCGGGCCCAGGCCTTGGCCCTCTCGGGCTGGTCTGGAAACGTCACCCGTCCCTTGCCGGGGCCATGCTTGAGAAGCTCGTCCCGGTCTTCGAGGGGCTCCCATTCCATGCCCTCGGGCCAGCCCCTGGGGTTGGGCTTCACACGCATGATGTCTTCGTAGGCGCCCCGGCTCATGACAGGCGACACGGCCTCCATGGACCGCTCGTCCAGATCGGCGATGAGGTTGCCCTTGAACAACTCGATGGCCTTGCTGACCTCCATGGGTTGGCGGTTCTCGGGCAGCGCCAGATACGCCTCGCTCACCCCCTGGCGCCGCCGTCTCATCGCATTCAACTCGACCGCCAGCCCCACAGGATCGCGCAACACGACGGCCAGTTCTTTTCCCTTGGTCTTTGGATGACACCCCGCGGCCTTCACCAGGTTGTCTGCCACGCCTTGCACGATCGGCGCCAGGGTGTTGAACTTGAAGTCCTGCTCCAGGCTCTTGTTGATGTGCAGGTTCATCAACGCGCATTCAAGAACCTTTTCCTGGAGCGCCGCCGCCGTCGGCTTGAAGGTGTTCGGCGAGCCACCGGCAAGGCTGACCTTCTGCATCACCCGGGGATTGGCGGCATTGGCCTTTTGCAGCTTGTCGTTCCACAGATTGGCGCTGTAGGCAATCCATACGGCATCGATCTGGTGCGCTTGCGGGATATGCAGCAGGTGCATGCCGGCCGCGTTGTGCTCCTTGCGGCCGCAAGGCTCGGGCTGCGGCATCTGCGCAAAGACCGGATGGCCTTGCGCGACGAGGTCGGCGTTGTCGGTGACCCGGTAGATCAACCAGTTCGTCACGCCGACGGGCGGATGCTCGACGTAGACGTGCACAAAGCCGGCACGCAGCAAGCGCAATGCATAGCGGCTCTGCGTCAAAGCCGTGCCAGGAACAACGCCCTTGATCAAGGCATCATCGGTTTTGACGGCTGCCGCGCCTACTGGCACCAGCGGGCCCTTCTTCGCAACCGGGCTGGGCCGCAGCAAGAGCAGCGACAGGCCGCTTCTGTTGCAGGTGTCGCAGCCAGCAGGGGAGGTTGTGCTCATGAGGGGATGCCCTTCAACATCAAAGCGCGCAAGGTGCCGCTCAGGGTGTGCAAGGTTTCGGCGGGTCCGCTCTCTTCGCCAGGCTGCGCCTGCAGAGCGGCTTGAACGCGGGCATCGCGTTCAAGCCCGGGGTGCAAAAGATCGAGTGCAGCCCACGCACTTCGGTCGCGGGCTTGGACAAAGCGCGCAGGCCACCGCTGCGCCGCCAGCTCGGCACGATCGAGGGATGCGGTGACCCGTGCGTAGATATGGTCGTCTTGCCGCACACGCTCCCACAGAGCGTGATCGTTCGATCGCGCGATTTCGCCGAGCCAACGCGCTGCAGTCACATGCATCCGCTCGCCTTGCATGAAGAGCGCCCATTCCTCGGCCGTCAGACGCAGCGGTTCGATCTCGTCTTGCGAATGCGTCAGCTGCTCGATTCGTCCGCGTGCATCCAGGTAGACCCAGCGCCGGAGGCGGCCAAACTGCGCTGCGACACGCGCATCTCCCACCACATGCCGCAACCAATCAATGACACGGCGATCCGCAAGCCGCATGTAGCGCGCGTCAGTCCAGGCCGACGTGTTCACGCGCAGCATCGACGCCAGCACCTCGGCAAGGTCTTCGGCAAACAGACTCGTTTGCAGCCAACTGATTCGGTGGATGCCGGTGCCGTCGGAGGCAAGTCCATCGGCTTGCGAGGCATCCCGCTCGGCCCAGGCCATGTCCAACGTATCGGCGAGCCACTCGTCGCCTGCACCTTGCAGTGTCACGAGGTAAGGGTGCTGCGAGTGTGCCAATGGCACGCGTGGATCGAGGGGCACGGCCGTGACTTGACGATCCCACGCTGTTTCGCGTGCCACTTGTTGCGCAGCGCGGTCAGCAGAGACATCCGTAGATACCAGGATGGGCTCTCCCTGCATCGGATCGACCAGCACGTAGAGAGACGTCGCGCTGTCGAATACTGCTTGCAATTGCGCCAGTGTTGCGGCGCCAGACAACGGCTGCACCGTCATATCGCACTGACGCCAGCTGCACCGGCACTCGCGAGCTTGAAGGGGCACCCTTGGAACTCACCTTGACCCACGCTGTTGCTACTGGTGTCCCCTTGCGGCCCCACAAAGGTATGCATCCCCCTGAACGTCACCTTCCCCGGCGCATGGATCTTGATGCTCGAGCCTTCCATCTTGATGTACGCCCCCGCGCTGGTCAGCAGCACGTGCTTCGGTGCTTCCACGGCCACGTCCTTCGTCGTGCTGGCGATCGTCACCTTCTTGTCCGCCGCGATCTTTGTGGCGCCCGTCTGGCTCTGCAGGCTCACCTTGCCGCTGGCCGCATGCAGTGCGATGCCGCGCTCCTGGTTCGGCTCGCTGCCTTCTCCGGCCTTTGCACCGACGGTGTACAGGCTCACCCCCTTGGCCACGCTTACCGCGATCTGCCCTTGCGCGGGAAGGTCGATGTCCTGGCTCGCGACGATGGCGGTGTGCTGGCCGCTCACGGCGATCACTTCCTTGGGCGTGACAAAGCCGATGCCCATCGGCGCGCTGAACTGCAGGTGCGGCTCGCTGTACGCAGTGACGCTGCCGTGGCCGCCTTCTGTGGCCTTGATGTCGCTGCCGCTTGATCCGTTGTTCGATCCGGCAGCGCCGCCTTCCTGCTTCGCCTCCAGCACTTCAGCCACGTGCTTCAGCGCAGCGATGGCCGGCAGATCACCAGGAGCACCTTCACCCTTGATCTGCGCCTTCTGCGTCTGCGCACTCTGCGCGAGCGACGTGGCAAGTTCTTCGGCCTGCTTCGTCTGCTGCTGCGCTTCGCGACTCGCCATGAACGCGCCCTTGGCGTTCGGCTGCGCATAGGCGCTCACGAGCAGCCCCGCGCCTGCACGGATGGCGCCTTGCGCGGTGGTGGCCAGCTCGGCGCCGTGACCGCGACCCTTGCCGCGTGCGTTGTCGTCCTGCTGCTTGTGGTGGCCCAGGTGCAGGCGGCTGCTGGCTTGCGTGGTGGCCAGGCTGGTGCTGCCCTGGCCCGGGGTGTCGTCGAAGACGAGCTGGTTGTAGCCCCCCGTCGCCGCTCTGGCTGGCGCTGAGCTCCTGGGTCTTGATGCCGCTGAAGACGGCGTTGTGCGCATGCTCCTTGGCGCCCTTGCCTTCGCCGGCGAACCACGCGGGCGCGTTGCCGGTGGACTGGGCGGCGCCTGCTGACTTCTGGTTGTGCTGGGCGTCGACCTGGCCGGCGCCGTTGTACAGCGCGGCGACGACGACGGGGCGGTCGATGTCGCCGTGATGGAACTCCACCAGCACTTCCTGGCCCACGCGTGGCAGGCTCATCTGGCCCCAGTTGTCGCCGGCGGCGCTGGCGGCCACGCGCACCCAGGCGCCGAGGCGGTCGGCGGCGGGGGCGTTGTCCTGGCCGTCGGTGCGCGACTGGCGTGCGCTGGACGCACTGCCGCGCTGCCAGTGGAATTGCACTTTGATGCGGTGGTCGCGGTCGGTGTGGACCGGGGCATCGGTGCCACCCACGCCGATGACGATGGCGCTCTGGCTGCCGTGCACGCTGGGCTTGGGGTGGATGCGCTGGCCATGGCCGTCCAGGCTCAGCGGCCGATAAGGGATGGCCGCGCGCACGGTGGTGAATTCGTTGCGGTAGTGGGTGACGGCGTCTGCTTTTGCATCGGCGTTGCCGCTGTCGACCTTTGCATCGAGCTCGGTGGCGATGTCGGGCAGGCCCAGTCGCTCGCCGATGCCGGTCTTCAGGTCTTCGTCGAAGTTGT
This window harbors:
- a CDS encoding DUF6708 domain-containing protein, producing MRKKKAQPVDVEAAILAGIAAGQAAKDDAAAAPLSGVQRRFSRKERASGKPSALGNVYAVYPDAIQLMEPSSSAQLRGAGLMAFLFMSGLCITGTYGLLKLAGEQIIDGQFGMLDFVFTALPVGFVLFVARHWIVAAWHLDMFSADNQPTIFDRKHRKVYRLFTPLDGSADKWSQKLKPIHLQMTTHDWDDIRAEYRAELVTSGKTVSRIHRLVMIVRGRGKDADKTAEEFNIGNSMAMGPNTVPMLWEHIRRFMEERGPGVPEGEPLQNFERPKNLWQSMGVVSPFGPKFGWWWEAGKFPVVLILVAFPFTLPFFTVWAICNWISHMTMRKTIWPDEVHRRIGQATRSADACLTASR
- a CDS encoding DUF6708 domain-containing protein, translated to MRKKKEKSQPVDVEAAILVDIAARQAAKDEAAVAPLSGVQRRFNRKEPASSKPSALGDVYAVYPDAIQLMEPSGSAQLRGAGLMTFLFMSGMGIWVLTKILEVAQTEIARGRFGLYDVLVDGFFLWFLFFVVRHWMAAAWRLDMFSADNQPTIFDRKHRKVYRLFTPPDGSADKWSQKFKPIHLQMTTHDWDDIRAEYRAELVTSGKTVSRIHRLVMIVRGKGKDADKTVEEFNIGNSMAMGPNTVPMLWEHIRRFMEEKGPGVPEGEPLQNFERPKNLWQSMGVVSPFGPKFGWWWEASPFLTSVILLAFPLSFPFAMAWSVCNWISHMTMRKTIWPDEVHRRIGQATRSADA
- a CDS encoding T6SS effector BTH_I2691 family protein — its product is MSTTSPAGCDTCNRSGLSLLLLRPSPVAKKGPLVPVGAAAVKTDDALIKGVVPGTALTQSRYALRLLRAGFVHVYVEHPPVGVTNWLIYRVTDNADLVAQGHPVFAQMPQPEPCGRKEHNAAGMHLLHIPQAHQIDAVWIAYSANLWNDKLQKANAANPRVMQKVSLAGGSPNTFKPTAAALQEKVLECALMNLHINKSLEQDFKFNTLAPIVQGVADNLVKAAGCHPKTKGKELAVVLRDPVGLAVELNAMRRRRQGVSEAYLALPENRQPMEVSKAIELFKGNLIADLDERSMEAVSPVMSRGAYEDIMRVKPNPRGWPEGMEWEPLEDRDELLKHGPGKGRVTFPDQPERAKAWARKQTEVTWPKMEKYYDEGQRLKWKTEFARRMEDLHLKEIKSFEADWGTALTDGVLAYFAMHFDEKDKNDVLEVGRRGCCSGEVYCREAWLAYSPPPQTNACDGLFEAQLDADITQDSAVMLRAVMANQSDLWELLAADSGDGNGKRDKVYDFIKGLLNEVKDVVSPKRVAWLTNVTLGFSAGIVSAIAAAATQSATTAMQNANGKPLDAKVLARLSTAQSTALIHRASEEALAASLAGRKPNAPVFFIAYFDVDTAQQIMKGRGQPINKKTRREWAKKGRVAIGVFSDADTVAKLNVKPELATRELAIKAEQVHLQAQAPAFKKSLNAGAIAGSVMVMPVDKFRDLYEAHRAQAKRAPSLVMGAVGRGVLSVDGRLAVGSMIAQGLGLVHGLAGYSQTKQTGTAREILEAQLGLADAAAGFLGGSLELAGVVWETRLMMTVGEAGAKASPLLSFARGLAYGAGAAGNVINALIAFEAAAAQKEKGNLELAYWMNQGGIFFALGGFPLGLLALHSVAEAAVKRGLIWGAGEAMVARAGAQLAGRLVFVSLPGWGWLLTGVAVGHTIYVVMATPTPLQQWLKGCYFGKPEAGVATRDSWAKEEEALKEMQKKMRTEAEIEAEKHKQRQKQINDWLTETTRA
- a CDS encoding type VI secretion system Vgr family protein — translated: MRTTPSSAASRPRSSAPARAATGGYNQLVFDDTPGQGSTSLATTQASSRLHLGHHKQQDDNARGKGRGHGAELATTAQGAIRAGAGLLVSAYAQPNAKGAFMASREAQQQTKQAEELATSLAQSAQTQKAQIKGEGAPGDLPAIAALKHVAEVLEAKQEGGAAGSNNGSSGSDIKATEGGHGSVTAYSEPHLQFSAPMGIGFVTPKEVIAVSGQHTAIVASQDIDLPAQGQIAVSVAKGVSLYTVGAKAGEGSEPNQERGIALHAASGKVSLQSQTGATKIAADKKVTIASTTKDVAVEAPKHVLLTSAGAYIKMEGSSIKIHAPGKVTFRGMHTFVGPQGDTSSNSVGQGEFQGCPFKLASAGAAGVSAI